A window of Chitinophaga sp. MM2321 contains these coding sequences:
- a CDS encoding trimeric intracellular cation channel family protein yields the protein MDKLHTLYYFLDLAGTFVFAISGATAAKQRGLDLFGICVIAFIVACGGGIMRDLCIGAIPPAGLSNWRYLVVAMIATGMTLGLYPIVQKLNQPVLFFDALGLSLFAITGAQKSLAYGHNGEVAVLLGITTAVGGGVLRDILLNRIPVILEKEIYASAALLGALIVVLGNHLKWISSDWVSIFALIICFAIRLLALHYHWNLPVYSKNKPA from the coding sequence ATGGATAAACTACATACACTTTACTATTTTCTTGATCTCGCAGGTACTTTTGTTTTTGCGATCAGCGGTGCAACGGCTGCAAAGCAACGGGGGCTGGATCTGTTTGGCATCTGCGTGATCGCATTTATAGTAGCTTGCGGCGGAGGGATTATGCGCGATCTTTGTATCGGCGCTATTCCACCCGCTGGCTTATCAAACTGGCGTTACCTGGTAGTAGCCATGATCGCTACTGGAATGACGTTAGGTTTATATCCTATTGTACAAAAACTGAATCAACCCGTGTTATTTTTCGATGCCCTGGGCTTATCTTTATTCGCGATAACCGGCGCGCAAAAAAGTCTAGCCTATGGTCATAATGGAGAAGTGGCGGTTCTTTTAGGAATCACTACTGCCGTTGGCGGTGGGGTATTACGCGATATTTTGCTCAATCGAATCCCAGTAATTTTAGAAAAAGAGATTTATGCATCGGCAGCCCTCTTAGGTGCTTTGATCGTGGTTTTAGGGAATCACTTAAAATGGATTTCAAGCGACTGGGTTTCCATCTTTGCTTTGATTATTTGTTTCGCAATACGTTTATTAGCGTTACATTATCACTGGAATCTGCCGGTTTATT
- a CDS encoding M20 family metallopeptidase: MENAQIKTFNKTMDSFIDKLLPELEEIYKDIHSNPELSMQEFRTAKIAADYLTKYQYEVSTAIGVTGVIGLMKNGDGPTVMLRADMDALPVTEATGLPYASTKVARDEEGIEVGVSHVCGHDLHVTWLMGAARLFSEHRDQWKGTLMLVFQPGEEVGRGAQGMIDDGMMDRFPKPDIILGQHVMVGESGTVGHRSGAILSAGNSLKVKLFGRGAHGSQPQTSIDPVIMAAATTMRLQTIVSREVAPIENAVLTIGALQAGTKENIIPDDATLKLNIRTFDEGVRDHILSAVKRICCAECAASNAPRDPEFTTLDSYPVTENDAVATRRVAEAFDAQFGDKSYETQPASASEDFSIFGRSWKVPYVFWFVGGTDATTYLEAKKNNQINSIPSNHSPKFAPVINPTLKTGLLAMMTAAIAWLD, encoded by the coding sequence ATGGAAAACGCGCAGATTAAAACCTTCAACAAGACCATGGACAGCTTTATTGACAAGCTGCTTCCCGAACTGGAAGAGATATATAAAGATATTCATAGCAACCCCGAGTTATCAATGCAGGAATTCCGGACGGCTAAAATTGCTGCGGATTATTTAACCAAATATCAATATGAGGTTTCCACGGCCATAGGGGTAACCGGTGTGATAGGTTTGATGAAGAATGGAGACGGACCGACCGTAATGCTTCGTGCGGATATGGATGCGCTCCCTGTGACAGAGGCTACAGGACTACCTTATGCCAGCACTAAAGTAGCCCGGGATGAAGAAGGGATAGAGGTTGGTGTGTCGCATGTATGTGGTCATGACTTGCACGTCACCTGGCTCATGGGTGCTGCAAGGTTATTTTCCGAACATCGGGATCAATGGAAGGGAACTTTAATGCTCGTTTTTCAACCGGGAGAAGAAGTTGGCCGTGGTGCACAAGGCATGATCGATGATGGCATGATGGATCGTTTCCCTAAACCGGATATTATTCTCGGGCAGCATGTCATGGTAGGCGAATCGGGCACGGTTGGACATCGCAGCGGTGCGATCCTATCGGCAGGCAATAGTCTCAAGGTTAAGCTTTTCGGGCGTGGCGCACATGGTTCACAGCCACAGACTTCCATAGACCCGGTAATTATGGCGGCAGCTACTACCATGCGCTTACAAACCATTGTTTCCCGAGAGGTCGCACCCATAGAAAACGCCGTGCTGACCATCGGGGCATTGCAGGCCGGTACCAAAGAGAATATTATTCCTGATGATGCCACCCTGAAATTAAATATCCGCACTTTCGATGAGGGTGTGAGAGATCATATACTTTCGGCGGTTAAACGGATTTGTTGTGCAGAATGCGCTGCATCCAATGCACCAAGAGATCCCGAATTCACCACATTAGATAGCTATCCGGTAACTGAAAATGATGCTGTAGCTACCCGCAGAGTGGCTGAAGCCTTTGATGCACAATTTGGCGATAAGTCATATGAAACGCAACCAGCTTCTGCCAGTGAAGATTTCAGTATTTTTGGAAGAAGCTGGAAAGTACCTTACGTTTTTTGGTTCGTTGGCGGAACGGACGCTACAACATACCTGGAGGCTAAAAAGAACAATCAAATCAATTCTATTCCCAGCAACCATTCACCCAAATTTGCACCAGTCATAAACCCAACCTTAAAGACAGGATTGCTCGCCATGATGACAGCCGCTATAGCCTGGTTGGATTAG